One part of the Apus apus isolate bApuApu2 chromosome 23, bApuApu2.pri.cur, whole genome shotgun sequence genome encodes these proteins:
- the ELK4 gene encoding ETS domain-containing protein Elk-4, whose product MDSAITLWQFLLQLLQEPQNKNIICWTSNDGEFKLLKAEEVARLWGIRKNKPSMNYDKLSRALRYYYVKNIIKKVSGKKFVYKFVSYPEILNTDPLVVARIEGDPEVAGFAEVSSAPKDVENCGKEKSQSCAKSSSRNDYIHSGLYSSFTLNSLNSSGVKLFRSIKIENPAEKLMEKKPAQDPTPSVIKFVTMPSRKPPSAPLVSTPSAVSATSAAATSTTSSLPLGSEETLQTLETLVLPKLTVPEAPAPLPNLTTSFTPTPPISSVSPTLQVPSTPPSPPLSSNPDLDIDTDIESVASQQLEQVQSLQHQSPEPKEQDSSVLEKEFANHLSRSKKPKGLELAPTLVITGSDPSPLGILSPSLPTASLTPALFSQTPILLTPSPLLSSIHFWSTLSPVAPLSPARLQGANTLFQFPSVLNSHGPFTLSGLDGPSTPGPFSPDLQKT is encoded by the exons ATGGACAGTGCTATCACCCTGTGGCagttcctcctccagctcctccaagaGCCTCAGAACAAGAATATCATCTGTTGGACCTCCAACGACGGGGAGTTCAagctgctgaaggcagaggaggTGGCCAGACTCTGGGGGATCCGCAAGAACAAGCCCAGCATGAACTATGATAAACTCAGCCGTGCGCTCCGATACTATTACGTGAAG AATATCATTAAAAAAGTGAGTGGTAAGAAGTTTGTGTACAAGTTTGTTTCTTATCCGGAGATTTTAAATACGGATCCACTTGTTGTGGCCCGAATAGAAGGAGACCCTGAAGTGGCTGGTTTTGCAGAAGTTAGCAGTGCTCCAAAGGATGTGGAAAACTGTGGGAAGGAAAAGTCTCAGTCATGTGCTAAATCCTCCAGCCGCAATGACTATATCCACTCAGGCCTGTATTCCTCCTTTACTCTGAACTCCCTCAACTCTTCCGGCGTAAAACTCTTCAGGTCCATCAAGATTGAGAATCCAGCTGAGAAGCTGATGGAGAAAAAGCCTGCTCAGGATCCAACCCCCTCTGTCATCAAGTTTGTAACCATGCCCTCCAGAaagcctccctctgcccccctgGTCTCTACCCCTTCTGCAGTCTCtgccacttctgctgctgccacttcaACCACATCCTCTCTTCCCCTGGGATCGGAAGAAACTCTCCAGACCTTGGAGACACTTGTTCTACCCAAGTTAACTGTCCCTGAAGCTCCAGCACCTTTGCCAAACTTAACCACCAGCTTCACCCCAACTCCACCCATATCCTCAGTTTCTCCCACTCTGCAAGTTCCTTCCACGCCCCCATCGCCGCCCCTGAGCTCTAATCCTGACCTGGACATTGACACGGACATAGAGTCCGTGGCTtctcagcagctggagcaggttcAGAGCCTTCAGCATCAATCCCCAGAGCCCAAAGAGCAGGATTCATCTGTACTGGAGAAGGAATTTGCCAATCACCTCTCCAGatctaaaaaacccaaaggttTGGAGTTGGCTCCTACGCTCGTCATCACAGGCAGCGATCCAAGTCCACTGGGGATTCTGAGTCCTTCTCTCCCAACTGCTTCTCTTACTCCAGCACTTTTCTCTCAG ACTCCCATCTTGCTGACCCCGAGtcccctgctctccagcattCACTTCTGGAGCACGCTGAGCCCGGTTGCTCCTCTCAGTCCTGCAAGGTTGCAAGGTGCTAACACGCTCTTTCAG TTTCCATCAGTGCTGAACAGTCATGGCCCATTTACTCTGTCTGGACTGGATGGACCCTCTACCCCCGGCCCGTTTTCCCCTGACCTACAGAAGACATAG